Proteins from one Cetobacterium somerae ATCC BAA-474 genomic window:
- a CDS encoding RNA-guided endonuclease TnpB family protein: MKKYNLAFRFRIHPNEVQANLILQTFGCTRFVYNKILAKADEIYKLEGKNKIITPASLKSEFPFLKEVDSLALANAQMNVKTAFANFFRTKKGFPKFKSKKSARKSYSTNSVNNSIRIEDNSIKLPKLGLVKIKLHRAIPQNYKIKSATISQEPNGAFYVSILTEFTMDIKEVPSDNNIVGLDFSMKELFVSSDNQRADYPRFFRKLETKLAKAQRELSRKVKFSSNWNKAKLKVAKIHQSIKNSRKDFLHKLSKELVTKYNAIIIEDLNMKGMSGALNFGKSVADNGWGIFTTMLQYKAMFLGKQVIKIDKWFPSSKTCSCCGNIKDSLSLGDRVYNCECGHAMDRDLNASATRFVMKSY; encoded by the coding sequence ATGAAGAAATATAATTTAGCTTTTAGATTTAGAATACATCCAAATGAAGTTCAAGCGAACTTGATTTTACAAACTTTTGGTTGTACTAGATTTGTATATAACAAAATTTTAGCTAAAGCTGATGAAATATACAAATTAGAGGGTAAAAACAAAATCATTACTCCAGCTTCTCTTAAATCTGAATTTCCATTTTTGAAAGAAGTTGATAGTCTAGCCTTAGCTAATGCTCAAATGAATGTTAAAACTGCTTTCGCTAATTTTTTTAGAACTAAAAAAGGTTTTCCTAAATTCAAATCTAAAAAATCTGCTAGAAAATCTTACTCTACAAATAGTGTTAACAACTCTATTAGAATAGAGGATAATTCTATAAAACTTCCTAAGTTAGGATTAGTTAAAATTAAACTTCATAGAGCGATACCTCAAAATTATAAAATTAAATCTGCCACTATTAGCCAAGAACCTAATGGGGCTTTTTACGTTTCTATTCTTACTGAATTCACAATGGATATAAAAGAAGTTCCAAGCGATAATAATATCGTTGGGCTTGATTTTTCTATGAAAGAACTTTTTGTCAGCTCTGATAATCAAAGAGCTGACTATCCTAGATTTTTCAGAAAATTAGAAACTAAATTAGCTAAAGCTCAAAGAGAATTATCTCGTAAAGTTAAATTCTCAAGCAATTGGAATAAGGCTAAATTAAAAGTCGCTAAAATCCATCAATCTATCAAAAATAGTAGAAAAGATTTTTTACATAAATTATCAAAAGAATTAGTTACAAAGTATAATGCGATTATCATTGAAGACCTAAATATGAAAGGTATGAGCGGAGCATTAAACTTTGGTAAATCTGTCGCTGATAACGGGTGGGGAATATTCACAACTATGCTTCAATATAAGGCTATGTTTTTAGGAAAACAAGTAATAAAAATAGATAAATGGTTTCCTAGCTCAAAAACTTGTTCTTGTTGTGGCAATATAAAAGATTCACTTTCTTTAGGCGATAGAGTATATAACTGTGAATGTGGTCATGCTATGGATAGAGACCTTAATGCAAGTGCGACACGTTTCGTAATGAAAAGTTACGA
- a CDS encoding GmrSD restriction endonuclease domain-containing protein, with product MENLLDEEVKIEETSEPENVNEENIDNENKKEEVTKSEILDTLFKKNNISYRDKNYSIDWLVDRLGSGKFSMPKYQRKYVWNETQVIALVVSILKKLPIPKLYGYYTEAQGENQTTLVIDGQQRLTSLFMFYWGIFPKNKSKRIAYGPELQTIAELCKKYYENNDQDAKKILEKKYKLDVDYKFIYKTNELSDNQLELNLSYRHKDTKLSHQEKFRFMDRELEFLIVEGNDYSDAVELFRLYNGGGTPLEPQEIRNGIYQNILLYKNINEYSDSILLEDDKEGLKISNLKNKNWIKFSGVVESKKEIQRLFQFLSYY from the coding sequence ATGGAAAATTTATTAGATGAAGAAGTAAAAATTGAAGAAACTTCAGAACCAGAAAACGTAAATGAAGAAAATATAGATAACGAAAATAAAAAAGAAGAAGTTACAAAAAGTGAGATTTTAGATACTCTTTTTAAAAAAAATAATATAAGTTACAGAGATAAAAACTATAGTATTGATTGGCTTGTTGATAGACTAGGCAGTGGGAAGTTTAGTATGCCAAAGTATCAAAGAAAATATGTTTGGAATGAAACGCAAGTAATAGCTTTAGTTGTTTCAATTTTAAAAAAATTACCAATTCCAAAATTATATGGATATTATACAGAGGCTCAAGGTGAGAATCAAACAACTTTAGTTATTGATGGGCAACAGAGATTAACAAGTTTGTTTATGTTTTATTGGGGGATTTTTCCAAAAAATAAAAGTAAAAGAATAGCTTATGGACCGGAATTACAAACCATAGCAGAATTATGTAAAAAGTATTATGAAAATAATGATCAAGATGCTAAAAAAATATTAGAAAAAAAATATAAATTAGATGTTGATTATAAGTTTATATATAAGACAAATGAACTATCAGACAATCAGTTAGAATTAAATTTAAGTTATAGACATAAAGATACAAAATTAAGTCATCAAGAAAAGTTTAGATTTATGGATAGAGAGTTGGAGTTTTTGATAGTTGAAGGAAACGATTATTCAGATGCAGTTGAATTATTTAGATTATATAATGGAGGAGGAACTCCTTTAGAACCTCAAGAGATAAGAAATGGTATTTATCAAAATATTTTATTATATAAAAATATAAATGAATATAGTGACAGTATTTTATTAGAAGACGATAAAGAAGGTTTAAAAATCAGTAATCTTAAAAATAAAAATTGGATTAAATTTAGTGGAGTTGTTGAATCAAAAAAAGAGATTCAAAGATTATTTCAATTTTTATCATATTATT